One genomic window of Dasypus novemcinctus isolate mDasNov1 chromosome 31, mDasNov1.1.hap2, whole genome shotgun sequence includes the following:
- the LOC139437944 gene encoding ral guanine nucleotide dissociation stimulator-like, whose amino-acid sequence MQRKNNSTLTREESCAVQTVKTGNWENLMEHLVPAFQEGDLIYINIFRTYQVFTTTEQVLYWLFHRYGHKHHGSGGHDICLEMKNTLSSLLSTRLDQYPEDFLEPTESLCVKLLMVYAQVHLPDSALEHHAMILLSQMSHPEPFEADPKAQALEGKACLAVPPEPLSQLKSAAGQVTPPEPSCSWPETSKNLLNEEKANLLAFPPELVAEQLTRMDVEQLKKVVPYHCLGAIWSQHNKKGKEHVAPTIHAIVTQFKYVTNCIITTCLGDQSMKTQDRARVVEHWIKVARECQILKKFSLFYTILSAFEGHSIHHLKKSWKKVSRDSLHLFQMLSEIVSNENNHSQSSELIFKEISKFATLEMKLKRAQKKEQQQERDVIHGIIPCLGTFLTPFFMLNYAMQEYLVGRMVNFHKRRTEYQKIAELQQLQAGCFYDSLMPNEQFGTSFGDMEHLSKKDR is encoded by the exons ATGCAG AGGAAGAACAACTCGACCCTCACGAGGGAGGAGAGCTGCGCAGTTCAGACGGTCAAGACAGGCAATTGGGAGAATCTGATGGAGCATCTGGTGCCTGCCTTCCAGGAGGGTGACCTCATATATATCAACATCTTCAGAACATACCAGGTCTTCACCACCACCGAGCAGGTCCTGTACTGGTTGTTCCACAG ATATGGACATAAGCACCATGGCAGTGGCGGGCATGACATATGCCTTGAAATGAAAAA caccctttcctccctcctgAGCACCCGGCTGGACCAGTACCCTGAAGATTTCCTAGAACCAACAGAATCTCTCTGCGTCAAACTGCTGATGGTCTATGCCCAGGTGCATTTACCTGACTCTGCCCTAGAGCACCATGCCATGATTCTGCTTTCACAGATGAGCCATCCAGAGCCCTTTGAGGCAGATCCAAAGG CACAGGCTCTCGAGGGGAAGGCATGTCTGGCAGTACCACCAGAGCCACTGTCACAACTAAAGTCAGCAGCAGGGCAGGTTACACCTCCAGAGCCTTCCTGCTCCTGGCCTGAGACCTCAAAGAACCTGCTGAATGAGGAGAAGGCTAACCTCTTGGCTTTCCCTCCtgagctggtggcagagcagTTGACACGGATGGATGTG gAGCAGTTGAAGAAGGTGGTGCCTTATCACTGTCTGGGTGCCATCTGGTcccaacacaacaaaaagggCAAGGAGCATGTTGCACCCACCATCCATGCCATTGTCACCCAGTTCAAGTATGTGACCAACTGCATCATCACAACCTGCCTTGGGGACCAGAGCATGAAGACTCAGgacagggccagggtggtggagcactggatcAAGGTGGCCAGG GAGTGCCAAATCCTCAAGAAATTTTCCTTATTCTATACCATCCTCTCTGCCTTTGAAGGCCATTCAATTCACCATCTTAAGAAGAGTTGGAAGAAAGTTTCCAG GGACAGCCTCCACCTCTTCCAGATGCTATCTGAGATTGTCTCAAATGAGAACAACCACTCACAGAGCAGTGAGCTGATCTTCAAG GAGATCTCCAAGTTTGCCACCCTGGAGATGAAGCTCAAAAGAGCCCAGAAGAAGGAGCAGCAGCAAGAGAGG GATGTCATCCATGGCATAATCCCATGCCTGGGAACATTTCTCACTCCGTTTTTTATGCTGAACTATGCCATGCAGGAGTATCTGGTA GGAAGGATGGTCAATTTTCACAAAAGGAGGACA GAATACCAGAAGATCgctgagctccagcagctccaggcaGGCTGCTTCTATGACTCCCTTATGCCCAATGAGCAATTTGGGACCTCGTTTGGAGACATGGAGCATCTCAGCAAGAAAGATAGGTGA